One part of the Humulus lupulus chromosome 9, drHumLupu1.1, whole genome shotgun sequence genome encodes these proteins:
- the LOC133801190 gene encoding E3 ubiquitin-protein ligase HAKAI homolog: MLQIRLSKTPSTDGAGCAKPMPVDTVTVACPDHLVLADLPVAKGIGAAIAASLVKSVGRRSRRQLGERVHFCVRCDFPIAIYGRLSPCEHAYCLDCARSDSICYLCDERIQKIQTIKIMEGIFICAAPHCLKSFLKRTDFESHIHENHVELLQLNLEKEDIIESEAQSVKQSSVSDSNIRAPLRPGFSPGSNSQLHDRDDKARRQQTREQSVTRSVIQPKQPQGFSQAQNNQSDLLPDYRHQGFDRPGPHNPFQQQNFDSPGAIKQESGPYSDKQQGSLSETPFPEYPPMHAMQPPNYMMPINSNQTMNSSLPFGYPPFPGDGSQAFYGAPYDMTRQDSTPETGSEQGSLLGFPPGSAGNMHFQANYHQPWNAGQANMPFEPQGVQDSFTNMSDSQGKVPYYQGEFGRNLTPMVNKGLEPMQAGDPRDGKGILAPQPMSLPPPPPPPHMSHQKRKYYSGDMGRDGQSYGWQHENRDSFGSGQD, from the exons ATGCTTCAGATTAGACTTAGCAAAACCCCATCCACAGATGGTGCTGGATGTGCCAAGCCCATGCCAGTGGACACGGTGACTGTGGCATGCCCGGATCACCTAGTCCTTGCCGATCTTCCTGTAGCAAAGGGGATTGGTGCGGCAATTGCTGCTTCACTTGTCAAGAGTGTAGGTCGGAGGTCCCGTCGCCAGCTTGGGGAAAGGGTCCATTTCTGCGTTCGCTGTGACTTCCCAATTGCAATCTATGGACGTCTG AGCCCCTGTGAGCATGCCTACTGTCTGGATTGTGCTAGGAGCGATTCAATCTGCTATCT TTGTGATGAACGAATTCAGAAGATTCAAACTATCAAAATTATGGAGGGGATTTTCATCTGTGCAGCCCCTCATTGCCTTAAGTCTTTCTTGAAGAGGACAGACTTTGAATCTCATATTCATGAGAACCATGTTGAACTTCTTCAGTTAAATCTAGAGAAAGAAGATATTATTGAATCTGAAGCTCAGAGTGTCAAACAATCTTCAGTATCTGATTCCAATATTCGAGCACCACTCAGGCCAGGCTTCTCTCCTGGTTCAAACTCACAGCTTCATGATCGAGATGACAAAGCTCGTCGTCAGCAAACAAGAGAACAATCAGTTACAAGGTCAGTAATACAGCCCAAACAACCTCAAGGCTTCAGTCAAGCACAGAATAATCAATCAGATTTGCTACCGGACTACCGACACCAAGGTTTTGATAGGCCTGGTCCTCACAACCCCTTCCAACAACAAAACTTTGACTCACCAGGTGCTATAAAGCAGGAATCTGGTCCGTATTCAGACAAGCAACAAGGAAGCTTGTCCGAGACTCCCTTCCCTGAGTATCCACCCATGCATGCCATGCAGCCACCTAACTACATGATGCCAATCAACTCAAATCAGACGATGAATTCCTCCTTACCATTTGGTTATCCTCCTTTCCCTGGCGATGGATCTCAAGCATTTTATGGTGCTCCTTATGATATGACACGTCAAGATTCGACACCAGAAACAGGATCAGAACAAGGGTCACTGTTGGGTTTTCCACCAGGTTCTGCAGGGAACATGCACTTCCAAGCAAACTATCACCAGCCTTGGAATGCAGGACAGGCCAATATGCCTTTTGAACCTCAAGGAGTTCAAGATAGTTTCACTAACATGTCAGATTCTCAAGGAAAAGTTCCATATTATCAAGGAGAATTTGGACGCAATCTAACACCTATGGTGAACAAAGGGCTGGAACCAATGCAGGCTGGGGATCCCAGGGATGGCAAGGGTATATTAGCCCCGCAGCCCATGTCACTTCCTCCACCTCCCCCACCTCCTCACATGTCACACCAGAAACGCAAATATTATTCTGGTGATATGGGCCGAGATGGACAAAGCTATGGATGGCAACACGAGAACCGAGACAGCTTTGGGAGTGGCCAGGACTAG
- the LOC133801189 gene encoding reticulon-like protein B12 isoform X2 — protein sequence MGSLDRLFNRQRSVHEILGGGLVADVILWRQKNLTVGILLVALAAWVVFEKSGYTLLSLVSSVFLLLVAILFLWAKSAAILNRPSPPLPELHLSEEMVNEMASFIRIRVNNLLRVSQDIALGKDSRLFFKVAGYLCLISFVGGMTDFLTLAYTSLVIVLTIPALYERYEVHIDKFIMMEYRRLQQLYAFMDEKCFSKLQKWVLEKRKLS from the exons ATGGGCTCGTTGGATCGGTTGTTTAACAGGCAAAGAAGTGTTCATGAGATCCTTGGAGGAGGTCTTG TTGCGGATGTGATTTTATGGAGACAAAAGAATCTAACTGTGGGGATACTATTAGTAGCACTAGCTGCTTGGGTGGTTTTTGAGAAATCTGGCTATACTTTGTTATCACTGGTCTCTAGTGTTTTTCTCCTCCTCGTTGCCATTCTCTTCCTCTGGGCCAAATCTGCAGCAATTCTCAACAG ACCTTCTCCACCTCTACCAGAGTTGCATTTATCAGAAGAAATGGTAAATGAAATGGCTTCCTTCATCCGCATTCGTGTCAATAATTTACTCAGAGTTTCTCAAGATATTGCCCTTGGTAAAGACTCAAGATTGTTCTTTAAAGTAGCCGGATACCTCTGTCTGATATCCTTTGTTGGTGGCATGACTGATTTTCTTACTTTGGCATACACCA GTCTTGTCATTGTTTTAACAATTCCAGCCCTTTATGAGAGGTATGAAGTTCATATAGACAAGTTTATCATGATGGAGTACAGAAGATTACAGCAACTATATGCCTTCATGGATGAAAAATGTTTCAGCAAATTGCAAAAGTGGGTTTTGGAGAAAAGAAAACTCAGTTAA
- the LOC133801189 gene encoding reticulon-like protein B12 isoform X1, which yields MGSLDRLFNRQRSVHEILGGGLVVADVILWRQKNLTVGILLVALAAWVVFEKSGYTLLSLVSSVFLLLVAILFLWAKSAAILNRPSPPLPELHLSEEMVNEMASFIRIRVNNLLRVSQDIALGKDSRLFFKVAGYLCLISFVGGMTDFLTLAYTSLVIVLTIPALYERYEVHIDKFIMMEYRRLQQLYAFMDEKCFSKLQKWVLEKRKLS from the exons ATGGGCTCGTTGGATCGGTTGTTTAACAGGCAAAGAAGTGTTCATGAGATCCTTGGAGGAGGTCTTG TAGTTGCGGATGTGATTTTATGGAGACAAAAGAATCTAACTGTGGGGATACTATTAGTAGCACTAGCTGCTTGGGTGGTTTTTGAGAAATCTGGCTATACTTTGTTATCACTGGTCTCTAGTGTTTTTCTCCTCCTCGTTGCCATTCTCTTCCTCTGGGCCAAATCTGCAGCAATTCTCAACAG ACCTTCTCCACCTCTACCAGAGTTGCATTTATCAGAAGAAATGGTAAATGAAATGGCTTCCTTCATCCGCATTCGTGTCAATAATTTACTCAGAGTTTCTCAAGATATTGCCCTTGGTAAAGACTCAAGATTGTTCTTTAAAGTAGCCGGATACCTCTGTCTGATATCCTTTGTTGGTGGCATGACTGATTTTCTTACTTTGGCATACACCA GTCTTGTCATTGTTTTAACAATTCCAGCCCTTTATGAGAGGTATGAAGTTCATATAGACAAGTTTATCATGATGGAGTACAGAAGATTACAGCAACTATATGCCTTCATGGATGAAAAATGTTTCAGCAAATTGCAAAAGTGGGTTTTGGAGAAAAGAAAACTCAGTTAA